The following DNA comes from Pseudomonadota bacterium.
CGAGCCAGCCCGCCGTGGCGTCGGCGATCGGCTCGAACCTGCGGTGCTCGAGGCCGGTCGCCGCGAGATCCGCCGCGAAGCGCCCCTCGTCCGACAGGAAGGAGATTGCGCCGTCCGCGCTCCAGATGAGCGGGTAGCGCGGCGGTCCCTTCGGCCCGGCGAGCCAGTCGTGCCAGACGATCCTTCCGCCGGTGGCCAGCGCACGGCGGGCGGCGGCGTACAGTCCCCGCTTGTCCGGGACGTGCATCTCCGCGTGCTCGAGCCAGACGACGTCGAACGGTTCCTCGGCGACGAACGCCGCGATGTCAGCGCAGCGGTGTCGCACGCGGTCCGCGAGCCCTGTCCGCGCCGTGAGCTCCGCCGCGGCCGCGTCGAGCGCCGGGGAGAGCTCGACGGCCGTCACCTCCGCGCCGCGTTCGGAGGCGAGGAACCGAGCCGGCCCGCCCAGACCCGAACCGAGGTCCAGGAGCCGCGCGCCGGGCCGGAGACCGACCCAGTCGGCGAAAGCGATGATAGATTCCAGCCCGCCGACGTGGAGCTGATCCGCGGCCGCCAGATCCCGGATCGAAGGGTGAGAGGGATCTGCGCCACGGCGCGCGAGGTCGCGCTCGATCGCGTTCATATCTCCGCGTTTATTCCAATGAATACATATATTATTATTTAAATCATTCATGTTGATTCTACCCATAGCGCGGACCGCACTGTCAGCGCAACGGCGAGGAATTCGGGGCCTGCCGCGCGCGTTGAAATTCGGGTCCCCGATTCCGGGGAAAATGATATACGAGGATGCAAATGATAGACAACGTGCAACTGGGGAGGACCGAAATCGTGGATGCGATCCTGGACGTCAAGCACGACCTCGGGAAGTATATTCGGATGCCGATAGTCATGCTGCCCGACGACGCGCCCGACGTCGCGCTGAAGGAGGCGATCCGGCAGGCGCTGCAAAGGACCCGGACCGGGCCGAAGGGGCCGCGCTCGGCGCGCTCCATCTGGGAGGGGTTCGAGGCCGAGGTCGGGGGCGCGCTCCGGGGC
Coding sequences within:
- a CDS encoding methyltransferase domain-containing protein, encoding MNAIERDLARRGADPSHPSIRDLAAADQLHVGGLESIIAFADWVGLRPGARLLDLGSGLGGPARFLASERGAEVTAVELSPALDAAAAELTARTGLADRVRHRCADIAAFVAEEPFDVVWLEHAEMHVPDKRGLYAAARRALATGGRIVWHDWLAGPKGPPRYPLIWSADGAISFLSDEGRFAADLAATGLEHRRFEPIADATAGWLARSRRAIGAALAKIEAAEAQDTERASRLRALLVETENTLAGVEERRLVPFFAEAVSRD